In Gordonia iterans, the following proteins share a genomic window:
- a CDS encoding oxygenase MpaB family protein produces the protein MTVDECSRQPTPEEAARITGARNWAEMRAEHPERVDAMAAGLVRGDLLADAVVAEFFSPAGLSWERTVGALDSPYRTEGLPPALTAFLSAATTPPPWYDASLVRAGAAAWWRFGSLQSSTLYQSLIYGYQARGFTRPLVETGRLTTGTWDRVISTARWVALATAPDMMNVGGPGWVETLRIRLVHSMVRHHLIERQGWDIAAWGVPINQTYSQFTITAGFLALPLRIARDLGLRYSQAELEAITHLWRWIGATMGVEDQLLPTDFADASAVYRIAQEFRMEPDEQAKVLVGALLDEGYQTDLGLPGPLNSAVDVVTRPFLRTFFATVSARWVEPEVAVAIGLRPNPLHHLVVLARPVVRSREVLRSLGLLGSDRSLVQRELRLVTGRLGLDLAQPELGKRYRKADRNQLDTVA, from the coding sequence ATGACAGTAGACGAGTGTTCCCGGCAGCCGACTCCCGAGGAGGCCGCGCGGATCACCGGCGCGCGGAACTGGGCGGAGATGCGCGCCGAGCACCCCGAGCGCGTCGACGCGATGGCGGCCGGGCTGGTGCGCGGCGACCTCTTGGCCGACGCCGTGGTCGCCGAGTTCTTCTCCCCGGCCGGGCTGAGCTGGGAGCGCACCGTCGGCGCCCTTGACTCGCCGTACCGGACCGAGGGCCTGCCACCGGCGCTCACCGCATTTCTGAGCGCGGCCACCACTCCGCCGCCCTGGTACGACGCCTCTCTCGTCCGCGCCGGCGCCGCCGCTTGGTGGCGTTTCGGCTCCTTGCAGTCGTCGACGCTCTACCAGTCGCTGATCTACGGCTACCAGGCGCGCGGCTTCACCCGTCCGCTGGTGGAGACCGGACGACTCACCACCGGCACCTGGGACCGGGTGATCTCCACCGCGCGCTGGGTGGCCCTCGCCACGGCACCGGACATGATGAACGTGGGCGGTCCCGGTTGGGTCGAGACACTGCGCATCCGGCTGGTGCACAGCATGGTTCGCCACCACCTCATCGAACGGCAGGGCTGGGACATCGCCGCCTGGGGCGTGCCGATCAATCAGACCTACAGCCAGTTCACCATCACCGCGGGCTTCCTCGCGCTCCCCTTGCGCATCGCCCGGGATCTCGGCCTGCGCTATTCACAGGCGGAACTGGAAGCGATCACCCACCTGTGGCGCTGGATCGGCGCGACGATGGGTGTCGAGGACCAGTTGTTGCCGACGGACTTCGCCGACGCGTCCGCGGTCTACCGGATCGCCCAGGAGTTCCGGATGGAACCCGACGAGCAGGCGAAGGTCCTCGTCGGCGCTCTGCTGGACGAGGGTTACCAGACCGACCTCGGCCTGCCCGGACCGCTCAACTCCGCGGTCGACGTCGTCACCCGGCCGTTCCTGCGCACCTTCTTCGCCACCGTCTCGGCGCGCTGGGTGGAGCCTGAGGTGGCCGTCGCAATCGGCCTGCGACCCAATCCGCTGCACCATCTGGTGGTGCTCGCGCGGCCGGTGGTCCGTTCCCGCGAAGTGCTGCGGTCGCTCGGACTGCTCGGCTCGGACCGCTCGCTCGTTCAGCGCGAGCTGCGGCTGGTGACCGGACGGCTCGGACTCGACTTGGCGCAGCCCGAACTCGGCAAGCGGTATCGCAAGGCGGACCGCAATCAGTTGGACACCGTGGCATGA
- a CDS encoding TetR/AcrR family transcriptional regulator produces the protein MSPAASRRGRGRPPGPAVDPADRRETLLDAAEAAIAAAGAQVTLAQVAETAGLTRSAVYAAFADREALLSALARRHSERLVDRLRATVALDAEPRAQTRAAVDLLARWFEENPELARLLDQRTDGDQLHRSYGAEAVTAVLDAGFRARGLDPTPAATWAQGLIGAVSAAVRWWVHTQTVSRDELVDHLTDLIWFGFAGDR, from the coding sequence GTGAGCCCGGCTGCCTCCCGACGCGGCCGCGGTCGGCCTCCCGGCCCCGCGGTGGACCCCGCCGACCGCCGGGAGACGCTGCTCGACGCGGCCGAGGCCGCGATCGCCGCCGCCGGCGCTCAGGTGACGCTGGCACAGGTCGCCGAGACCGCCGGACTGACCCGCTCCGCGGTGTACGCGGCCTTCGCCGACCGCGAGGCGCTCCTCTCCGCCCTCGCCCGTCGGCACTCCGAACGCCTGGTCGACCGACTGCGCGCCACCGTGGCCCTCGATGCCGAGCCGCGGGCGCAGACGCGCGCCGCGGTCGACCTCCTCGCGCGCTGGTTCGAGGAGAACCCCGAGCTCGCTCGGCTCCTGGATCAGCGGACCGACGGCGATCAGCTCCACCGCTCCTACGGGGCCGAGGCGGTCACCGCCGTCCTGGACGCCGGTTTCCGGGCCCGCGGCCTGGATCCCACGCCCGCGGCCACCTGGGCGCAGGGTCTGATCGGCGCGGTCTCGGCGGCCGTGCGGTGGTGGGTGCACACACAGACGGTCTCGCGCGACGAGTTGGTCGACCACCTGACCGATCTGATCTGGTTCGGTTTCGCCGGAGACCGTTGA
- a CDS encoding lytic transglycosylase domain-containing protein → MSNKLPLRRRLAAPLLLVSVAFTATACIDLPWNSPDIPENVPPGPGIAQPAIDINAPGRTADKMREWAEPIAEDTGIPVTALEAYGNAAEIQRQQYPECGITWTTLAGIAGVESKHGTHRGASVAPNGDVRPKIRGMTLDGTNGNYEIADTDDGKYDGDAEYDRAMGPFQFIPETWARYGVDANGDGKADPDNIDDAALSAARYLCASSGGDMTTQAGWEKAILTYNQSRPYLIRVRNHANAYSVNARY, encoded by the coding sequence ATGAGCAACAAGTTGCCGCTGCGGCGACGGCTGGCCGCTCCGCTGCTCCTGGTGAGCGTCGCGTTCACCGCCACCGCCTGCATCGACCTGCCGTGGAACTCCCCGGACATTCCGGAGAACGTCCCGCCCGGGCCGGGCATCGCGCAACCGGCCATCGACATCAACGCCCCCGGTCGCACCGCCGACAAGATGCGTGAATGGGCCGAGCCGATCGCCGAGGACACCGGCATCCCGGTCACCGCGCTCGAGGCCTACGGCAACGCTGCCGAGATCCAGCGTCAGCAGTACCCCGAATGCGGAATCACCTGGACCACGCTGGCCGGCATCGCCGGCGTCGAGAGCAAACACGGCACTCACCGTGGGGCGAGCGTCGCGCCCAACGGCGACGTCCGGCCCAAGATCCGCGGCATGACGCTCGACGGCACCAACGGCAACTACGAGATCGCCGACACCGACGACGGCAAGTACGACGGCGACGCCGAGTACGACCGCGCGATGGGTCCGTTCCAGTTCATCCCCGAGACCTGGGCCCGTTACGGGGTGGACGCCAACGGCGACGGCAAGGCCGACCCGGACAACATCGACGACGCGGCCCTCTCTGCGGCCCGCTATCTCTGCGCCTCGTCCGGCGGCGACATGACCACGCAGGCGGGGTGGGAGAAGGCGATTCTCACCTACAACCAGTCCCGGCCGTATCTGATCCGGGTGCGCAACCACGCCAATGCGTACTCCGTCAACGCCCGCTACTGA
- the eno gene encoding phosphopyruvate hydratase, whose amino-acid sequence MAMIEQVGAREILDSRGNPTVEVEVVLDDGTFSRAAVPSGASTGEHEAVELRDGGDRYNGKGVLKAVAGVLDEIAPAVIGEEADDQRIIDQILVETDGTPDKSRLGANATLGVSLAVARAAAESAGLPLFRYVGGPNAHLLPVPMMNIINGGEHADNGIDFQEFMIAPIGAPTFKESLRWGAEVYHSLKSVLHKKGLATALGDEGGFAPDLPNTAAAVDVIAEAVEKAGFTFGSDIAMAFDAAATEFYRDGKYHLEGNALDAAQMTEFYAKLVSQYPVVSIEDGLSEDDWDGWAALTEAVGDKVQLVGDDLFVTNPERLEEGISKGIANALLVKVNQIGTLTETLDAVALAHNNSYKTMMSHRSGETEDTTIADLAVACASGQIKTGAPARSERVAKYNQLLRIEEGLGDAARYAGDLAFPRFNA is encoded by the coding sequence GTGGCAATGATCGAGCAGGTAGGCGCACGAGAGATCCTCGACTCGCGCGGCAACCCGACCGTCGAGGTGGAGGTGGTGCTGGACGACGGCACCTTCTCGCGGGCGGCGGTTCCCTCGGGAGCGTCGACCGGTGAGCACGAGGCCGTCGAGCTTCGCGACGGCGGCGACCGCTACAACGGCAAGGGTGTCCTGAAGGCCGTCGCCGGCGTCCTCGACGAGATCGCCCCCGCGGTGATCGGCGAGGAAGCCGACGACCAGCGGATCATCGACCAGATCCTGGTCGAGACCGACGGCACCCCGGACAAGTCGCGGCTGGGCGCCAATGCCACCCTCGGCGTCTCGCTGGCCGTGGCCCGCGCGGCCGCCGAGTCGGCCGGGCTTCCGCTGTTCCGCTACGTCGGCGGCCCCAACGCGCACCTGCTGCCGGTGCCGATGATGAACATCATCAACGGCGGCGAGCACGCCGACAACGGCATCGACTTCCAGGAGTTCATGATCGCGCCGATCGGCGCACCGACCTTCAAAGAGTCGCTGCGCTGGGGCGCCGAGGTGTACCACTCGCTCAAGTCCGTGCTGCACAAGAAGGGCCTGGCCACCGCGCTCGGCGACGAGGGCGGCTTCGCCCCGGACCTGCCGAACACCGCGGCCGCCGTCGACGTGATCGCCGAGGCCGTCGAGAAGGCCGGGTTCACCTTCGGCTCCGACATCGCGATGGCCTTCGACGCCGCGGCCACCGAGTTCTACCGCGACGGCAAGTACCACCTGGAGGGCAATGCTCTCGATGCCGCGCAGATGACCGAGTTCTACGCCAAGCTGGTCAGCCAGTACCCCGTCGTCTCGATCGAGGACGGCCTGTCCGAGGACGACTGGGACGGTTGGGCCGCGCTGACCGAGGCCGTCGGCGACAAGGTGCAGCTGGTCGGCGACGATCTGTTCGTCACCAACCCCGAGCGGCTCGAGGAGGGCATCTCCAAGGGCATCGCCAACGCGCTCCTGGTGAAGGTGAACCAGATCGGCACGCTGACCGAGACGCTCGACGCCGTGGCGCTGGCCCACAACAATTCGTACAAGACGATGATGAGCCACCGCTCGGGCGAGACCGAGGACACCACCATCGCCGACCTGGCCGTCGCCTGCGCCAGCGGTCAGATCAAGACCGGCGCCCCGGCCCGCAGCGAGCGCGTCGCCAAGTACAACCAGCTCCTCCGCATCGAGGAGGGCCTGGGCGACGCCGCACGCTACGCCGGTGACCTGGCGTTCCCGCGTTTCAACGCGTGA
- a CDS encoding FtsB family cell division protein: MARRPRARSSAPVEDAAPVAVIDEPQVASPEQESSPFRMPKVFERIASVNARRALVLLGVLALLALTLAVPTRTYLSQRAEFDRLQEANAELEREVDYYQKRVTEQNDPAWIENQARARLQFVMPGEKQVVLRFPEKAKQQEREKAAREYAANPWYSNLWDAVSTPPEGK; encoded by the coding sequence GTGGCCCGCCGTCCCCGGGCTCGCTCCTCGGCTCCCGTCGAGGACGCGGCTCCGGTCGCGGTGATCGACGAGCCGCAGGTCGCCTCCCCGGAGCAGGAGTCGTCGCCGTTCCGGATGCCGAAGGTGTTCGAGCGGATCGCCTCGGTCAACGCACGACGCGCCCTGGTCCTGCTGGGGGTGCTGGCGCTGCTGGCGCTGACGCTGGCCGTGCCCACTCGCACGTACTTGTCTCAGCGCGCCGAGTTCGACCGCCTCCAGGAAGCGAACGCCGAGCTCGAGCGCGAGGTGGACTACTACCAGAAGCGGGTCACCGAGCAGAACGATCCGGCGTGGATCGAGAATCAAGCACGCGCCCGGCTGCAGTTCGTCATGCCCGGGGAGAAGCAGGTGGTGCTGCGTTTCCCGGAGAAGGCCAAGCAGCAGGAGCGTGAGAAGGCGGCCCGCGAATACGCCGCCAACCCCTGGTATTCGAATCTGTGGGACGCGGTGTCGACACCGCCGGAGGGCAAGTGA
- a CDS encoding DUF501 domain-containing protein, with amino-acid sequence MSVTRAELDAVAAQLGREPRGVLEISYTTPDGRPAVVKTAPRLPDGTPFPTLYYLTDPRLTSACSRLESGGVMREMTAQLADDDELAAGYRAAHESYLAERDAIESLGTDFSGGGMPDRVKCLHVLVAHSLAKGPGVNPLGDEAVALLADVENLRGIAVPADWPIVVDR; translated from the coding sequence GTGAGCGTTACCCGAGCCGAACTCGACGCAGTCGCCGCCCAGCTGGGCCGGGAGCCGCGGGGGGTGCTGGAGATCAGTTACACCACGCCCGACGGTCGGCCCGCCGTGGTCAAGACGGCGCCGCGACTGCCCGACGGCACGCCGTTCCCCACGCTCTACTACCTGACGGATCCGCGGCTGACCAGCGCGTGCAGTCGACTGGAGTCCGGCGGCGTGATGCGGGAGATGACCGCACAGCTGGCCGACGACGACGAACTCGCCGCCGGCTACCGCGCGGCACACGAGAGCTACCTCGCCGAACGTGACGCGATCGAGTCGCTCGGCACCGACTTCTCCGGGGGCGGCATGCCGGACCGGGTCAAGTGCCTGCACGTGCTGGTGGCGCATTCGCTCGCCAAGGGACCGGGAGTCAACCCGCTCGGCGACGAGGCCGTCGCGCTGCTGGCCGATGTGGAGAACCTGCGCGGGATCGCGGTGCCTGCGGACTGGCCGATCGTCGTCGACCGATGA
- a CDS encoding Ppx/GppA phosphatase family protein, whose protein sequence is MTRVGAVDCGTNSIRLLIADEDGEGGLTEVLRDMVIVRLGQGVNATGRFAPEAIERTRIALERYVETMRSAGVQRVRMVATSATRDAGNRDEFFAMTAELLGRIVPGTVAEVISGDEEARLSFRGAVGDLSTSSRDGGGPFVVTDLGGGSTEIVMHDAAYSADVGCVRLTEHALNSDPPTDAELAEATSFVAERLAPAFAAVPVSEARTWVGVAGTLTTLSALNLGLPEYDSEKIHRSRIPFSDLKRICWELIRMPREQRAALGPMHPGRVDVIGGGALVTLALADEFARRAGIDELVVSETDILDGIALGLVN, encoded by the coding sequence ATGACCAGGGTCGGCGCCGTCGACTGCGGCACCAACTCGATCCGGCTCCTGATCGCCGACGAGGACGGCGAGGGCGGGCTCACCGAGGTGCTGCGCGACATGGTGATCGTGCGGCTCGGCCAGGGCGTCAACGCCACCGGCCGGTTCGCGCCAGAGGCGATCGAGAGGACCCGGATCGCGCTAGAGCGCTATGTCGAGACGATGAGATCGGCTGGCGTGCAGCGGGTCCGGATGGTCGCCACCTCGGCGACTCGGGATGCGGGCAACCGCGACGAGTTCTTCGCCATGACCGCCGAACTGCTCGGACGAATCGTGCCCGGGACCGTCGCCGAGGTGATCTCCGGCGACGAGGAGGCGCGGCTCTCGTTTCGCGGGGCGGTGGGGGACCTTTCGACAAGCTCAAGGGACGGCGGTGGCCCGTTCGTGGTGACCGATCTGGGCGGCGGGAGCACGGAGATCGTCATGCACGACGCCGCCTATTCGGCAGACGTCGGCTGCGTGCGGCTGACCGAGCACGCGCTAAACTCCGATCCGCCGACCGATGCCGAGCTCGCCGAAGCGACGAGCTTCGTCGCCGAGCGGCTGGCGCCCGCATTCGCGGCGGTGCCGGTGTCCGAGGCGCGGACCTGGGTGGGTGTCGCCGGGACCCTGACCACACTGTCAGCGCTGAATCTCGGCCTCCCGGAATATGATTCGGAGAAGATCCACCGTTCCCGGATTCCGTTCTCCGATCTGAAAAGGATCTGCTGGGAGCTGATCCGGATGCCACGCGAGCAGCGCGCGGCGCTCGGCCCCATGCACCCGGGCCGCGTCGACGTGATCGGCGGCGGCGCCCTGGTGACGCTGGCGCTCGCCGACGAGTTCGCGCGCCGCGCCGGCATCGACGAACTCGTCGTATCCGAGACCGACATCCTCGACGGCATCGCCCTGGGACTGGTGAACTGA
- a CDS encoding extracellular solute-binding protein, translated as MKRSRRLLAVGAAAVMAVSMLVACGSDDDGDGAVTMYSGRSEDLVGPLVTRLDSNGITLNVSYDRKATQILEEGDATPADVFFAQDAGELGRLSQAGLLETLPSDITEVADAKYRPSDNGWAPVTARSRVLAFNPDNIAADELPDGIDGLLDPKFRGQIGYAPTNASFKSFVTALRVMRGEDGARDWLTKFLANEPKTFEKNGQILDAVNEGSVATGLINHYYWAAAVMEKGEENVLARLHFFKNDPGALVNVAGIGVLKSASDKEAAFDVVRALLNDDSQRYFAEETGEYPIAVDVPLNVPGLPRLSELSPPDIDLDDLADLDGTEQLLTQVGAL; from the coding sequence ATGAAGCGATCTAGGAGACTTCTGGCGGTCGGCGCCGCGGCCGTGATGGCCGTGAGCATGCTCGTCGCCTGCGGCTCGGACGACGACGGCGACGGCGCCGTGACCATGTACTCCGGTCGCTCGGAAGACCTCGTCGGCCCGCTGGTCACCCGGCTGGACTCGAACGGCATCACGCTGAACGTCTCGTACGACCGCAAGGCCACCCAGATCCTGGAGGAGGGCGACGCCACTCCCGCGGACGTCTTCTTCGCGCAGGACGCCGGAGAGCTGGGCCGCCTGTCGCAGGCCGGACTGCTGGAGACCCTCCCGAGCGACATCACCGAGGTCGCCGACGCGAAATACCGTCCGAGCGACAACGGGTGGGCGCCGGTCACCGCACGCTCGCGTGTGCTGGCGTTCAACCCGGACAACATCGCGGCCGACGAACTGCCCGACGGCATCGACGGTCTGCTCGATCCCAAGTTCCGCGGTCAGATCGGGTATGCGCCCACCAACGCCTCGTTCAAGTCGTTCGTCACCGCCCTGCGCGTGATGCGCGGCGAGGACGGCGCCCGCGACTGGCTGACCAAGTTCCTGGCCAACGAGCCGAAGACCTTCGAGAAGAACGGGCAGATCCTGGACGCGGTGAACGAGGGTTCCGTGGCGACCGGCCTGATCAACCACTACTACTGGGCCGCCGCGGTGATGGAGAAGGGCGAGGAGAACGTCCTCGCTCGCCTGCACTTCTTCAAGAACGATCCCGGGGCGCTGGTCAACGTCGCCGGCATCGGCGTGCTCAAGAGCGCGTCGGACAAGGAAGCCGCGTTCGACGTCGTCCGCGCACTGCTGAACGATGATTCGCAGCGCTACTTCGCCGAGGAGACCGGGGAGTACCCGATCGCCGTCGACGTGCCGCTGAACGTGCCCGGACTGCCGCGGCTGTCCGAGCTGTCGCCGCCGGACATCGATCTGGACGATCTCGCCGATCTCGACGGCACCGAGCAACTGCTCACGCAGGTGGGTGCGCTGTAG
- a CDS encoding ABC transporter permease has translation MPLVYLAVRVVDADGAGAMLWRPRTAELALHTVALAATVTTVCVVLGIGLAVAAVRLVGGRPLMVGLLAAPLAVPSYVAGFAWTRLFPGFEGFWAAVLVLSAACYPLVLLPVAASLSASGRSMEDAARTLGRGPVDTFFAITLRRIRPAAAGGALLVALYALGDFGGPASVRFDSFTVGIYNAYNGAFDRTLPAVYSLALIAAALVLAASERMIRRMDAAPIAAVERASKQRHPLAVRTAAWLFMAAVTAVGILIPVIALIREMRQSRRLAGRSAGEIVAWFWPDLTATIGYAVAGAVVVTALAIPVALFTARPRRRGAGLVESVSYLGYTLPGVTVGLAFVFVGIRLGRDFYLTPGMLVACYAVLFLPLAVGPIRAGLDSTSGSLVDVSRTLGAGRWETLVRVRLPLVFPGIAAGALLAGLTVAKELPATLLLRPIGTQTLATHMWSLSNDLATGEAAVLGIVLIMVTALPTALLSAFLFAKGGSR, from the coding sequence GTGCCGCTGGTGTACCTGGCGGTCCGCGTGGTCGACGCCGACGGTGCCGGGGCGATGCTGTGGCGTCCCCGCACCGCCGAGCTCGCGCTGCACACCGTCGCGCTGGCCGCGACGGTGACGACGGTGTGCGTGGTGCTGGGCATCGGACTGGCGGTGGCGGCGGTGCGGCTGGTCGGCGGGCGGCCGCTGATGGTGGGACTGCTGGCCGCCCCGCTCGCCGTGCCGTCGTACGTGGCCGGCTTCGCCTGGACCCGGCTCTTCCCCGGATTCGAGGGATTCTGGGCGGCGGTGCTGGTGCTCTCCGCCGCGTGCTATCCGCTGGTCCTGCTGCCGGTCGCGGCGTCGCTGTCGGCGTCGGGCCGGTCGATGGAGGATGCGGCCCGCACTCTCGGGCGCGGTCCGGTCGACACGTTCTTCGCGATCACCCTGCGCCGGATCCGGCCGGCGGCGGCCGGTGGGGCGCTGCTGGTGGCGCTGTACGCGCTCGGTGACTTCGGGGGGCCCGCATCGGTGCGGTTCGACTCGTTCACGGTCGGCATCTACAACGCGTACAACGGCGCCTTCGACCGCACGCTGCCGGCGGTGTACAGCCTCGCGCTGATCGCGGCCGCCCTGGTCCTCGCGGCCTCCGAACGGATGATCCGGCGAATGGATGCGGCCCCGATCGCCGCGGTCGAACGCGCATCGAAGCAGCGGCACCCGCTCGCGGTGCGCACCGCGGCCTGGCTCTTCATGGCGGCGGTGACGGCCGTCGGGATCCTGATCCCGGTGATCGCGCTGATCCGGGAGATGCGGCAGTCCCGGCGGCTGGCGGGCCGGTCCGCGGGCGAGATCGTCGCGTGGTTCTGGCCGGACCTCACCGCGACGATCGGGTACGCCGTTGCCGGGGCAGTGGTGGTGACGGCGTTGGCGATCCCGGTGGCGCTGTTCACCGCCCGGCCCCGCCGTCGCGGCGCAGGTCTGGTCGAGTCCGTCTCGTACCTCGGCTACACGCTTCCCGGGGTGACGGTGGGCCTGGCGTTCGTCTTCGTCGGGATCCGGCTGGGGCGCGACTTCTATCTGACTCCGGGCATGCTCGTGGCCTGCTATGCGGTGCTCTTCCTGCCGCTCGCAGTGGGGCCGATCCGGGCCGGTCTGGACTCCACGTCGGGATCACTGGTCGACGTCTCGCGGACCTTGGGTGCGGGGCGGTGGGAAACCCTTGTGCGAGTTCGTCTTCCGCTGGTGTTCCCGGGCATCGCGGCCGGCGCGCTGCTGGCCGGCCTGACCGTCGCCAAAGAACTGCCGGCGACCCTGCTGCTGCGGCCGATCGGCACCCAGACCCTGGCGACCCACATGTGGAGCCTCTCCAATGATCTGGCCACCGGCGAGGCAGCGGTGCTGGGCATCGTGCTGATCATGGTGACCGCGCTGCCGACCGCTCTGCTGTCGGCGTTCCTGTTCGCGAAAGGCGGATCCCGATGA
- a CDS encoding ABC transporter ATP-binding protein, with product MSESLSAPLTLDSVTVRYGRTVALSGASFQVPSGSITAVLGPSGCGKTTMLRAVAGLEPIAEGTIRVGDRVVSGPGIAVLPERRGVGLVPQDGALFPHLTVRGNIGYGLRGRAARRDRVEEMLALVELHDVADRRPAQLSGGQRQRVALARALAPSPSLIGLDEPFSALDSGLRTALRSQVSALLRTSGATALLVTHDPAEALAMADWVVVLLDGEIRQIGTPEDVYARPVDHRVGGLFGDLNRIGAGADRRHARPHELRLHAAGALDPATDAVATGLVTAVEFRGTHHQVTVVSTDSGEPVVVVVPAGSRPPQLGDEVAVVPADAHSRTSTRTM from the coding sequence ATGAGCGAATCCCTGTCTGCACCATTGACCCTGGATTCGGTGACCGTCCGTTACGGCCGCACCGTCGCCCTGTCCGGGGCGTCGTTCCAGGTTCCGTCCGGATCGATCACCGCGGTGCTCGGACCGTCCGGATGCGGCAAGACGACCATGCTGCGCGCGGTGGCCGGCCTCGAGCCGATCGCGGAAGGGACCATCAGGGTCGGCGATCGTGTGGTCTCCGGGCCGGGGATCGCCGTGCTGCCGGAGCGCCGCGGCGTGGGTCTGGTCCCGCAGGACGGTGCGCTGTTTCCGCACCTGACCGTACGGGGAAACATCGGCTACGGGCTGCGAGGCCGTGCCGCGCGCCGCGACCGGGTCGAGGAGATGCTGGCGCTGGTGGAATTGCACGACGTCGCCGATCGCCGGCCGGCGCAGCTCTCCGGCGGCCAGCGTCAGCGCGTCGCGCTGGCTCGGGCGCTGGCGCCGTCGCCGTCGTTGATCGGGCTGGACGAGCCCTTCTCCGCACTCGACTCGGGGCTGCGCACGGCCCTCCGTTCACAGGTGAGCGCGCTGCTCCGCACCTCGGGCGCCACCGCGCTGCTGGTGACACACGACCCCGCCGAGGCGCTGGCGATGGCCGACTGGGTGGTGGTGCTGCTGGACGGCGAGATCCGCCAGATCGGCACGCCGGAAGACGTCTACGCCCGTCCGGTGGATCACCGGGTGGGCGGGCTCTTCGGCGACCTGAACAGGATCGGTGCGGGCGCCGACAGGCGCCATGCGCGCCCGCACGAACTCCGACTCCACGCGGCCGGCGCGCTCGATCCGGCGACCGATGCGGTGGCGACCGGGCTGGTGACGGCGGTCGAGTTCCGCGGCACCCACCACCAGGTGACCGTCGTGTCGACGGATTCGGGGGAACCCGTGGTCGTCGTCGTGCCCGCCGGTTCGCGCCCGCCGCAGCTCGGCGACGAGGTGGCGGTGGTCCCGGCCGACGCTCACTCCAGGA